In Salmo trutta chromosome 37, fSalTru1.1, whole genome shotgun sequence, the following proteins share a genomic window:
- the LOC115177521 gene encoding E3 ubiquitin-protein ligase UBR5-like isoform X11, translating into MTSIHFVVHPLPGTEDQLNDRLREVSEKLNKYNFNSHPHLNLLEQATLKQCVVGPNHAGFLLEDGRVCRISFAVQPDRLELTKPDGNDGSKLSGSGSGTGRSSRPGRTSDPPWFLSGSDTLGRLAGNTLGSRWSSGVNGGSGGGGGGGGGSSSVGGAGGGGVGGAVSGGGGGSSGRSSTAARDSRRQTRVIRTGRDRGSGLLGSQPQPVIPASVIPEELISQAQVVLQGKSRSVIIRELQRTNLDVNLAVNNLLSRDDEDGDDGDDTASESYLPGEDLMSLLDADIHSAHPSVIIDADAMFSEDISYFGYPSFRRSSLSRLGSSRVLLLPLERDSELLRERESVLRLRERRWLDGASFDTERGSTSREGEPSLDKKNIPVQSPVSLGEELQWWPDKDGVKFVSIGSLFSELVAVSSKGELYQWKWSEPEPYRNTQNPSIRHPRVSFLGLTNEKITLLSANSIRATVATETNKVATWMDDTLSSVASKLEHSAQAYPELQGERIMSLHCCALYTCAQLESSLYWWGVVPFSQRKKMLEKARAKNKKPKSSAGISSIPNITVGTQVFVSSLQVCLRNNPLYHAGAVAFSVNAGIPKVGLLLESVWNMNDSCRFQLRSPESLKNMDKTTKTQEIKTESKPELVKTEMGPPPSPASTCSDTSSIASSASLPYKRRRSTPAPKEEEKVNEEQWPLREVVFVEDVKNVPVGKVLKVDGAYVAVKFPGTSSSVSTQPSQTSAPAPITDSDPSSLLQDCRLLRIDELQVVKTGGTPKVPDCFQRTPKKLCIPEKAEILAVNVDSKGVHAVLKTGNWVRYCIFDLATGKAEQENNFPTSNLAFLGQSERNVAIFTAGQDSPVILRDGNGTIYPMAKDCMGGIRDPEWLDLPPIASLGMGVHSLANLPTNSTIKKKAAIIILAVEKQTLMQHVLRCDFEACRQYLVNLEQAVLLEQSPHVLHSFLGHRCDGNRNILHACVSVCFPVSNKETKEEEEAERSERNTFAERLSAVEAIANAISVVSSNSSGNRTGSSSSRGLRLREMMRRSLRAAGLGRHESGPSSSDHQDPVSPPIAPPSWVPDPPPMDPDGDIDFILAPAVGSLTTASTGTSQGPSTSTIPGPSSEPSVVESKDRKANAHLILKLMCDSMVLRPHLRELLSAKDARGMTPFMLAVSGRAYPAAITVLEAAQKMAKVGDPGMTEKVDADSLFMEMICPSGTNPDDSPLYVLCCNDTCSFTWTGAEHINQDIFECRTCGLLESLCCCTECARVCHKGHDCKLKRTSPTAYCDCWEKCKCKTLIAGQKAARLDLLYRLLTTTNLVTSPNSRGEHILLFLVQTVARQSVEHCQYRPPRIREDRNRKAANAEDSDMPDHDLEPPRFAQLALERVLQDWNALKSMIMFGSQENKDPLSASSRIAHLLPEEQVYLNQQSGTIRLDCFTHCLIVKCAPDITVSRFIDTLLGTLVKELQNKYTPGRREEAIVVTRRFLRSVARVFVILSVEMASSKKKNNFIPQPIGKCRRVFQALLPYAVEELCNVAESLIVPVRMGIARPTAPFTLASTSIDAVQGSEELFSVEPLPPRPSPDQSSNSSQTASSYIIRNPQPRRSSQSQPVRGRDEEQDDIVSADVEEVEVVEGVAGEEDHHEDQEEQGEQGEENAEAEGQHDEHDEDGSDMELDLLAAAETESDSESNHSNQDNASGRRSVVTAATAGSEAGASSVPAFFSEDDSQSNDSSDSDSSSSQSDDVDQETFLLDEPLERTTTASHVNSAAQAPRSMQWAVRNTPSQRATGSAPSSSSTPAAASSTGLIYIDPSNLRRSSAISTSAAAAAAALEASNSSSYLTSASSLARAYSIVIRQISDLMSLIPKYNHLVYSQYPAAVKLTYQDAVNLQNFVEEKLIPTWNWMVSIMDSTEAQLRYGSALSSAGDPGHPSHPLHASQHSARRERMTAREEASLRTLEGRRSGRAATLLTVRQGMMSARGDFLNYALSLMRSHNDEHSDVLPVLDVCSLKHVAYVFQALIYWIKAMNQQTTLDTTQMDRKRSREILELGLDNEDSEHENDEDTNQSCFLVLEGRQARRKAIRQKRGKKKRAAPKGSTLQDKEDDPVPAETGQNHPFFRRSDSMTFLGCIPPNPFEVPLAEAIPLADQPHLLQPNARKEDLFGRPSQGLYSSSYTASKGLAEATLDRSCLEVNMGSSQILPTKMSYSANLKNVMSMETSQRGREDQPMDQELVAPKPGPSPHDLAAQLKSSLLAEIGLTESDGPPLPSFRPHCSFMGMVISHDMLLGRWRLSLELFGRVFMEDVGAEPGSILTELGGFEVKESKFRREMEKLRNLQSRDLALEVDRDRDQLIQQTMRQLNTHFGRRCTTTPMAVHRVKVTFKDEPGEGSGVARSFYTAIALAFLSNDKLPNLDCVQSVSKGMQASSTCHHDYNSSMTLNLMQRLRNRDRERERRSGGLRAGSRRDRDRDSRRQLSIDTRPFRPASEGNPSDEPDPLPAHRQALGERLYPRVHTMQPAFASKITGMLLELSPAQLLLLLASEDSLRARVEEAMELLIAHGRENGADSILDLGLLEAPEKAQQQENRKRHGSTRSVVDMELDDPEDGDDNAPLFYQPGKRGFYSPRPGKNTEARLNCFRNIGRILGLCLLQNELCPITLNRHVIKVLLGRKVNWHDFAFFDPVMYESLRQLIRHSQAGEAEAVFAAMDLAFAIDLCKEEGAGQVELLSGGVNMPVTPLNVYEYVRKYAEHRMLVVAEQPLHAMRKGLLDVLPKNALEDLTAEDFRLLVNGCGEVNVQMLISFTSFNDESGENADKLLQFKRWFWSIVEKMSMTERQDLVYFWTSSPSLPASEEGFQPMPSITIRPPDDQHLPTANTCISRLYVPLYSSKQILKQKLLLAIKTKNFGFV; encoded by the exons ACTTCGTGAAGTGTCGGAGAAACTCAACAAATACAACTTTAACAG TCATCCACACCTCAACCTGCTGGAGCAGGCCACCTTAAAACAGTGTGTAGTTGGCCCAAACCATGCTGGCTTTCTGCTTGAG GATGGACGTGTGTGTCGGATCAGCTTTGCTGTCCAGCCAGATCGTCTGGAGCTGACCAAACCAGATGGCAACGATGG TTCAAAGTTGAGTGGCAGTGGTTCAGGGACAGGAAGGAGCTCCAGGCCAGGCAGGACTAGTGATCCTCCCTGGTTCCTGTCTGGCTCTGACACACTGGGCAGACTGGCAGGCAACACCCTTGG GAGTCGCTGGAGCTCCGGGGTGAACGGTGGatcaggtggaggaggaggaggtggtggtggcagcagcagtgTAGGAGGTGCAGGGGGAGGAGGTGTAGGAGGAGCTGtcagtggaggtggtggaggctCCTCTGGGAGGTCGTCTACAGCTGCCAGGGACTCAAGACGTCAGACCAGGGTGATCCGCACAGGGAGGGACCGGGGCTCTGGTCTCCTGGGTAGCCAGCCCCAGCCTGTCATCCCTGCCTCGGTCATCCCAGAGGAACTAATCTCCCAG GCTCAGGTGGTCCTCCAGGGGAAGTCTAGGAGTGTGATCATCCGGGAGCTCCAGAGGACCAACCTGGATGTCAACCTGGCCGTCAACAACCTACTGAGCAGAGACGATGAGGACGGTGACGATGGTGATGACACAGCCAGCGAGTCCTACCTCCCTGGAG AGGACCTGATGTCCTTGCTGGACGCTGACATCCACTCAGCCCACCCCAGTGTCATCATCGATGCTGACGCCATGTTCTCTGAGGACATCAGCTACTTCGGCTACCCTTCCTTCAGACGCTCCTCCCTGTCCCGCCTGGGCTCCTCGCGAG TTCTCCTTCTTCCCTTAGAGCGTGACTCAGAGCTGTTGCGTGAGCGCGAGTCTGTGTTGAGGTTGCGGGAGCGGAGGTGGCTGGATGGGGCCTCATTTGACACGGAGAGGGGCTCCACCAGCCGCGAGGGGGAGCCCAGCCTGGACAAGAAGAACATCCCCGTccagagccctgtctctctgggcgAGGAGCTGCAATGGTGGCCTGACAAG GATGGTGTGAAGTTTGTGAGCATCGGGTCCTTGTTCTCTGAGCTGGTGGCAGTGAGCTCTAAGGGGGAACTCTACCAGTGGAAGTGGAGTGAACCAGaaccatacagaaacacacag AACCCTTCTATCCGCCACCCCCGGGTGTCCTTCCTGGGCCTGACCAATGAGAAGATCACCCTGCTGTCTGCTAACAGCATCAGAGCCACCGTGGCCACGGAGACCAACAAGGTGGCAACCTGGATGGATGACACACTGAGCAGCGTGGCATCCAAGCTGGAACACAGTGCCCAGGCCTACCCTGAGCTGCAGGGAGAGCGCATCATGTCTCTGCACTGCTGTGCCCTCTACACCTGCGCCCAGCTGGAGAGCAGCCTGTACTGGTG GGGTGTTGTGCCTTTTAGTCAACGGAAAAAGATGCTTGAAAAGGCTAGAGCCAAGAACAAGAAGCCAAAGTCCAGTGCCGGCATCTCCTCAATACCCAACATCACCGTGGGAACGCAG GTGTTTGTGTCCTCTCTCCAGGTGTGCCTGAGGAATAACCCCCTCTACCACGCCGGTGCCGTTGCCTTTTCTGTCAACGCTGGGATCCCCAAGGTGGGACTCCTCCTCGAGTCTGTCTGGAACATGAACGACAGCTGCAGGTTCCAGCTGCGGTCACCAGAGAGCCTCAAGAACATGGACAAGACCACCAAGACCCAGGAGATCAA AACGGAGAGCAAGCCGGAGTTGGTAAAGACAGAGATGGGGCCCCCTCCTTCCCCAGCCTCCACCTGCAGTGACACCTCCTCCATCGCTAGCAGTGCCTCGCTGCCCTACA AACGAAGACGCTCGACCCCGGCTCccaaagaggaggagaaggtgaaCGAGGAGCAGTGGCCTCTTCGGGAAGTGGTGTTTGTGGAGGATGTTAAAAATGTCCCTGTGGGAAAG GTGCTGAAAGTGGACGGTGCGTATGTAGCTGTGAAGTTTCCAGGAACGTCAAGCAGCGTGAGCACACAGCCGAGTCAGACTAGTGCTCCAGCTCCCATCACTGACTCTGACCCCTCCTCACTGCTGCAGGACTGTAGGCTGCTCAGAATAGATGAGTTACAG GTGGTGAAAACTGGTGGAACTCCTAAAGTTCCAGATTGCTTCCAGCGTACACCTAAAAAACTCTGCATCCCAGAGAAGGCTGAGATTCTGGCTGTGAATGTTGACTCCAAAG GAGTCCACGCAGTGCTGAAGACTGGTAACTGGGTGAGGTACTGTATCTTTGACCTGGCCACAGGCAAAGCAGAGCAGGAGAATAACTTCCCCACCAGTAACCTGGCCTTCCTGGGCCAGAGTGAACGCAATGTAGCAATCTTCACCGCAGGACAG GATTCCCCAGTCATCCTTCGGGATGGAAATGGCACAATTTACCCAATGGCCAAAGACTGTATGGGCGGCATCCGAGACCCTGAGTGGCTGGACCTGCCGCCCATCGCCAGCCTGGGCATGGGGGTGCACTCCCTGGCCAACCTCCCCACCAACTCAACCATCAAGAAAAAAGCTGCTATTATCATATTGGCTGTGGAG AAGCAGACGTTGATGCAGCACGTGCTGCGTTGTGACTTTGAGGCCTGTCGTCAGTACCTGGTGAACCTGGAGCAGGCTGTACTCCTGGAGCAGAGTCCCCACGTCCTCCACTCCTTTCTGGGCCACCGCTGCGACGGCAACCGCAACATCCTCCACGCctgtgtctcagtctgcttccccGTCAGCAACAAGGAGACCAAGGAGGAGGAAG AAGCTGAACGGTCTGAGAGGAATACATTTGCAGAGAGACTGTCAGCAGTGGAGGCCATCGCCAATGCTATATCTGTGGtgtctagcaacagctctgggaACAGGACCGGCTCTTCTAGCAGCAGAGG GCTGCGTCTGAGGGAGATGATGAGGCGCTCTCTGAGAGCAGCGGGTCTTGGCCGTCACGAGTCCGGCCCCTCCTCCAGCGACCACCAGGACCCAGTTTCCCCACCCATCGCCCCTCCCAGCTGGGTGCCCGACCCCCCTCCCATGGACCCAGACGGTGACATAGACTTCATCCTGGCCCCTGCAGTGGGATCTCTCACCACAGCCTCAACAGGGACCAGCCAGGGCCCCAGCACATCCACTATACCAG GCCCCTCCTCTGAGCCTTCGGTGGTGGAGTCTAAAGACCGCAAGGCCAACGCCCACCTCATCCTCAAACTGATGTGTGACAGCATGGTTCTCAGGCCACACCTTCGCGAGCTGCTCTCTGCCAA GGATGCCCGTGGAATGACCCCATTCATGCTGGCAGTCAGCGGGAGAGCTTACCCAGCTGCCATTACTGTTCTGGAGGCTGCGCAGAAAATGGCCAAGG TAGGAGACCCCGGCATGACTGAGAAGGTGGATGCAGACTCTTTGTTCATGGAGATGATTTGTCCCTCGGGGACCAACCCTGACGACTCTCCTCTCTACGTCCTCTGCTGCAACGACACCTGCAGCTTCACCTGGACAGGAGCTGAACACATCAACCAg GATATCTTTGAGTGCCGGACCTGCGGCTTGTTGGAGTCTCTCTGCTGCTGCACTGAGTGCGCCAGGGTGTGTCACAAAGGACACGACTGCAA ACTCAAGAGGACCTCTCCCACTGCGTACTGTGACTGCTGGGAGAAGTGTAAATGTAAGACGCTGATTGCTGGACAGAAAGCTGCTCGCCTGGACCTGCTGTACAGACTACTCACCACCACTAACCTGGTCACCAGTCCAAACAGCcg GGGGGAGCATATCCTTCTGTTCCTGGTGCAGACTGTTGCTAGGCAGAGTGTGGAGCACTGCCAGTACCGACCCCCTCgcatcagagaggacaggaacCGCAAGGCTGCCAATGCTGAAG ACTCTGACATGCCGGACCATGACCTGGAACCTCCACGCTTCGCCCAGCTGGCCCTGGAGAGGGTGCTGCAGGACTGGAATGCTCTCAAGTCCATGATAATGTTCGGATCCCAGGAGAATAAAGACCC gctgAGTGCCAGCAGCCGTATCGCCCATCTCCTTCCAGAGGAGCAGGTGTACCTGAACCAGCAGAGTGGCACCATCCGCCTGGACTGCTTCACACACTGCCTCATTGTCAAGTGTGCCCCTGACATTACAGTAAGTCGG TTTATTGACACCCTGCTGGGGACCTTGGTGAAGGAGCTGCAGAACAAGTACACTCCTGGCCGGAGAGAGGAGGCCATCGTCGTCACCAGGAGGTTCCTGCGCTCCGTGGCCAGGGTGTTTGTCATCCTCAGCGTCGAGATGGCCTCATCCAAAAAGAAAAA TAACTTCATCCCCCAGCCCATTGGGAAGTGCAGGCGTGTGTTCCAGGCCCTGCTGCCCTATGCGGTGGAGGAGCTGTGCAACGTGGCAGAGTCCCTCATCGTGCCTGTGAGGATGGGCATCGCCCGGCCCACCGCCCCCTTCACCCTGGCCAGCACCAGCATCGACGCCGTGCAGGGCAGCGAGGAACTCTTCTCTGTGGAACCCTTGCCACCGAGACCCTCCCCAGACCAGTCCAGCAA TTCTAGTCAGACTGCATCGTCCTACATCATCAGGAACCCCCAGCCTCGCCGCAGCAGCCAGTCCCAGCCGGTCAGAGGGAGAGACGAGGAGCAGGATGACATTGTGTCTGCTGATGTTGAAGAG GTGGAGGTTGTCGAGGGCGTTGCTGGGGAGGAGGATCACCATGAAGACCAGGaggaacagggagaacagggagaggagaacGCTGAGGCAGAGGGACAGCATGATGAACATGATGAGGATG GAAGCGACATGGAGTTGGATCTGCTGGCTGCCGCAGAGACCGAGAGTGACAGCGAGAGTAACCATAGCAACCAGGACAATGCCAGCGGGCGGAGGAGTGTTGTCACCGCAGCAACTGCTGGCTCCGAAGCAG gTGCCAGCAGTGTCCCTGCCTTCTTTTCAGAGGACGACTCCCAGTCCAACGACTCGAGCGACTcggacagcagcagcagccagaGCGACGACGTGGACCAGGAGACCTTCCTATTGGACGAGCCCTTGGAGAGGACCACCACCGCCTCGCACGTCAACAGTGCTGCCCAGGCGCCGCGCTCCATGCAGTGGGCTGTACGCAACACCCCCAGCCAGAGAGCCACGGGCAGCGCCCCCTCCAGCTCCTCCACCCCCGCTG CAGCGAGCTCCACAGGTCTGATCTACATCGACCCGTCCAACCTGCGGCGCAGCAGTGCCATCAGCACCAGCGCGGCTGCTGCGGCTGCAGCTCTGGAGGCCTCCAACTCGTCCAGCTACCTGACGTCAGCCTCCAGCTTAGCCCGGGCCTACAGCATCGTCATCAGACAGATCTCTGACCTGATGAGCCTCATTCCCAAGTACAACCACCTGGTCTACTCCCAGTACCCTGCTGCAGTCAAACTCACCTACCAGGACGCTGTCAACCTGCAG AACTTTGTTGAGGAGAAGCTGATCCCTACGTGGAACTGGATGGTGTCCATCATGGACTCTACAGAGGCTCAGCTGCGTTACGGCTCGGCCCTGTCCTCAGCTGGCGACCCCGGACACCCATCCCACCCCCTCCACGCCTCGCAGCACTCTGCCCGCAGGGAGCGCATGACTGCCCGCGAGGAAGCCAGCCTCCGCACCTTGGAGGGACGGAGGTCTGG GCGTGCGGCCACTCTGCTGACAGTGCGTCAGGGGATGATGTCTGCGCGGGGTGACTTCCTGAACTACGCCCTGTCTCTGATGCGTTCTCATAATGACGAGCACTCTGACGTTCTGCCTGTGCTGGATGTGTGTTCTCTCAAACACGTGGCCTACGTCTTCCAGGCCCTCATCTACTGGATCAAAGCCATGAACCAGCAGACAACTCTGGACACAACACAGATGGACCGCAAGAG GAGCCGTGAGATTCTGGAACTGGGACTGGACAATGAAGATTCTGAACATGAGAATGATGAGGACACCAATCAAA GTTGTTTTCTGGTATTGGAAGGCAGACAAGCCAGAAGAAAGGCAATTAGGCAGAAACGAGGCAAAAAGAAGAGGGCAGCTCCCAAAG gctCCACACTCCAGGATAAGGAGGATGACCCGGTCCCCGCTGAGACGGGACAGAACCACCCGTTCTTCCGGCGCTCTGACTCCATGACCTTCCTGGGCTGTATCCCCCCCAACCCCTTCGAGGTCCCCCTGGCGGAGGCCATCCCCCTGGCAGACCAGCCTCACCTCCTGCAG CCCAATGCAAGGAAGGAGGATCTGTTTGGCCGTCCTAGTCAGGGCCTGTACTCGTCCTCGTACACAGCAAGCAAAGGCCTGGCCGAGGCCACCCTGGACCGCAGCTGCCTGGAGGTTAACATGGGCTCCTCTCAG ATCCTACCCACCAAGATGTCCTACTCAGCCAACCTGAAGAACGTGATGAGTATGGAGACTAGTCAGCGCGGCAGAGAGGACCAGCCCATGGACCAGGAGCTAGTGGCTCCAAAGCCAGGCCCCTCACCCCACGACCTAGCTGCCCAGCTGAAGAGCAGCCTGCTGGCTGAAATAGGCCTCACTGAGAGCGATGGACCCCCGCTCCCTTCCTTTAG aCCCCACTGTAGTTTCATGGGGATGGTGATCTCCCATGACATGCTGCTGGGCCGCTGGCGTCTGTCTCTGGAGCTGTTCGGACGCGTCTTCATGGAGGACGTTGGAGCAGAGCCCGGATCG ATCCTGACCGAGCTGGGGGGTTTTGAGGTGAAGGAGTCTAAGTTCCGCCGGGAGATGGAGAAACTCCGTAACCTCCAGTCTCGTGACCTGGCCCTGGAGGTGGACCGTGACCGTGACCAGCTGATCCAGCAGACTATGAGGCAGCTCAATACCCACTTTGGCCGGCGCTGCACCACCACACCCATGGCTGTGCACCGCGTCAAGGTCACCTTCAAGGACGAGCCGGGCGAGGGTAGTGGCGTGGCCCGTAGCTTCTACACGGCCATCGCCCTGGCCTTCCTGTCCAATGACAAGCTGCCCAACCTGGACTGTGTGCAGAGCGTCAGCAAGGGCATGCAGGCCAGCAGTACGTGTCATCACGATTACAACTCAAGTATGACATTGA ATCTGATGCAGCGGCTGAGGAACAGAGACCGGGAGAGGGAGCGGAGGAGTGGAGGGCTCCGAGCTGGCTCTAGGAGAGACCGAGACAG ggactCGAGGAGACAGCTGTCCATTGACACCCGACCCTTCAGGCCAGCCTCGGAGGGGAACCCCAGTGACGAACCTGACCCCCTACCTGCCCACAGACAGGCCCTGGGAGAGAGGCTGTACCCCCGCGTCCACACTATGCAGCCG GCGTTTGCCAGTAAGATCACAGGGATGCTGCTGGAACTCTCCCCAGCCCAGCTGCTGTTGCTCCTGGCCAGTGAGGACTCTCTCAGGGCCAGGGTGGAGGAGGCCATGGAGCTGCTCATTGCACATGGAAG gGAAAATGGCGCTGACAGCATACTGGACCTGGGTCTCCTAGAGGCTCCTGAGAAAGCACAG CAGCAGGAGAACCGTAAGCGTCATGGCTCCACCCGCAGTGTGGTGGACATGGAGCTGGACGACCCTGAAGACGGAGATGACAACGCTCCCCTGTTCTACCAGCCTGGGAAGAGAGGCTTCTACTCTCCCCGGCCCGGCAAGAACACGGAGGCCAGGCTCAACTGCTTCAGGAACATCGGCAG AATACTAGGGCTGTGTCTGCTGCAGAATGAGCTCTGTCCAATTACCTTGAACAGACATGTCATCAAGGTGCTGCTCGGCAGAAAG gTGAATTGGCATGACTTTGCCTTTTTTGACCCGGTAATGTACGAGAGCCTGCGACAGTTGATCCGTCACTCTCAGGCTGGAGAGGCGGAGGCTGTGTTTGCAGCCATGGACCTGGCCTTCGCCATAGACCTGTGTAAGGAGGAAGGGGCTGGACAG GTGGAGCTGCTGTCAGGTGGGGTCAACATGCCTGTGACTCCTCTCAACGTTTACGAATACGTGAGAAAGTACGCCGAACACAGGATGCTGGTGGTTGCTGAGCAACCTCTTCAT GCGATGAGGAAGGGTCTGTTGGATGTCCTTCCTAAGAACGCCCTGGAGGACTTGACAGCTGAGGACTTCAGGCTACTGGTCAACGGCTGTGGAGAGGTCAACGTGCAGATGCTCATCAGCTTCACTTCCTTCAATGATGAATCTG GGGAAAATGCTGATAAATTGTTGCAGTTCAAACGCTGGTTTTGGTCCATCGTGGAGAAGATGAGCATGACTGAGAGGCAAGATCTG gtGTACTTCTGGACCTCCAGTCCGTCTCTGCCAGCCAGTGAGGAAGGCTTCCAGCCCATGCCCTCCATCACCATCAGGCCTCCGGACGACCAGCACCTGCCCACGGCCAACACCTGCATCTCGCGCCTCTACGTGCCACTCTACTCCTCCAAACAGATTCTAAAACAGAAACTCTTACTAGCCATTAAGACCAAGAACTTTGGTTTTGTGTAG